A single genomic interval of Littorina saxatilis isolate snail1 linkage group LG17, US_GU_Lsax_2.0, whole genome shotgun sequence harbors:
- the LOC138952574 gene encoding uncharacterized protein, which yields MPKSKKKTSGDSSRSNHNVEDDEGFESPLLVFKQDGLLMGLSGKDLIDYIEGRRKEAAEEKKRREEQDFILRKMQLSADLGMQDYNENAHHSASNGSTNSSRDKPKMKLPFLDDKDDVEAYFRQFERAAKISGWSEDEWAARLGCLLKGKAREAYTQLPDEEAEEYDCVKTAILRRFQLTAEAYRRKFRGAKKEPSEKSKEYLTRLDLFVTRWVELSKREGRTTDMRELVLLEKFLEGLPADQARFVRERDPVNTADAVKSASLFEEARESEGRRSQGGPSFNRGPKEDHPQVQSNHSDRNHANRSKDKQHFPPRRPTPPPHGGATRGCFLCGGSHLARNCTKNNRASQEATSVILSVAVEEKPSPLCQSCRHLDFNPQCQVKVNGQEAKAIRDTGASTIIVDRRLVPSDS from the coding sequence ATGCCGAAGTCAAAGAAGAAGACGTCAGGTGATAGCAGTCGAAGCAACCATAACGTCGAGGATGACGAGGGTTTCGAATCACCATTGCTTGTTTTCAAGCAAGACGGACTTCTGATGGGTTTGTCAGGTAAGGACTTGATAGACTACATCGAAGGCAGGAGGAAAGAAGCCGCAGAAGAGAAGAAGAGGAGAGAAGAACAAGACTTCATCCTCAGGAAGATGCAGTTGAGCGCCGACCTAGGTATGCAGGACTACAACGAAAATGCTCACCATTCAGCGTCGAATGGAAGCACCAACAGTAGTCGGGACAAACCAAAAATGAAATTGCCATTTTTGGACGACAAGGACGACGTCGAAGCCTATTTTCGCCAGTTTGAAAGAGCTGCGAAAATTTCCGGCTGGTCGGAAGATGAGTGGGCAGCTAGGCTTGGCTGTCTACTAAAAGGGAAAGCGCGAGAAGCATACACTCAACTTCCGGACGAGGAAGCAGAAGAGTATGACTGCGTCAAAACTGCGATTTTGCGTAGGTTCCAGCTGACAGCAGAAGCCTACCGCAGGAAGTTCCGAGGAGCAAAGAAGGAACCGAGCGAGAAAAGCAAGGAATACCTCACTCGGTTGGACCTGTTCGTCACACGGTGGGTGGAACTATCGAAACGGGAAGGTAGGACCACGGATATGCGAGAACTTGTTCTACTCGAAAAGTTCTTGGAGGGGTTACCAGCGGATCAAGCGCGATTTGTCCGCGAGAGGGACCCAGTCAACACAGCTGATGCTGTGAAGAGCGCCAGTTTGTTTGAAGAAGCCAGAGAGAGTGAAGGACGCAGGAGTCAGGGAGGCCCCAGTTTCAATCGAGGACCTAAAGAGGACCACCCACAAGTACAAAGTAACCATTCCGATCGTaaccatgccaacagaagcaaAGATAAGCAACACTTTCCACCGAGGAGacccacaccaccaccacatggAGGAGCGACCCGCGGTTGTTTCTTGTGCGGTGGATCTCATCTCGCGAGGAACTGTACAAAGAATAACAGAGCAAGTCAAGAAGCTACAAGTGTTATCTTATCTGTAGCAGTCGAAGAGAAACCTAGCCCTCTTTGCCAGAGTTGCCGGCATTTGGATTTCAATCCTCAGTGTCAGGTTAAGGTAAACGGACAAGAGGCGAAGGCAATACGCGACACAGGAGCGTCGACCATCATTGTCGACCGGCGTTTGGTACCGTCAGACAGTTAA
- the LOC138953775 gene encoding uncharacterized protein — MPMARVHMETPFFQGDTEVIAMVNPVHSVLIGNTRKNGEGKEEKVPLFPVIETCSPVQTRAQEAAEKKAPTQPEPRVKIIDIKPEELKREQQTDPSLDKAREIADKKGDKDTLYTWSKGILYRTYKGDQKSFKQVVVPQRFRNEVLKLGHDSPMAGHLGGKKTRDRIWRDFYWPGICGDVRRYCASCDACQRSTPKGATRKVPLQAMPLASTPFEKVGVDIVGPILPASEKGNRYILTLVDYATRYAEATALKNIRAETVAEALVEMFTRYGVPKEIVTDQGTQFTGEIMQQLTRLLAMKSLRTSPYHPQTNGLCEKFNSTLKNTLKRMCQEQPKLWDRFIPALLFAYREVPQESLQFSPFELLYGREVRGPMQILRQIWTDDDVEEEVRSTAEYIVDLSNRIEQTCSIARENLSKASKRYARVYNKKTRLRTFHQGDKVLLLLPEKHNKLQLTWKGPFVINEKTSDCNYKVNVGKKVKIYHANLLKAYLEREEVKDEVAVVMENTGPDMEPYITDHIPLLPLQATESYKDVKVNPDLDSTKVFQLTELAKRHQKCLTDLPGMTQLQECELKLTTQKPVYVKPYPLPHSQVETVKEEVRKMLKMGVIEPSVSPYNAPVVLTKKKDDSIRFCIDFRRLNQVTEFDSEKLPDIDYLFSKLSKARYFSKVDLSKGYWQLRMREQDKPKTTFNTPLGSFQWVTMPFGLKNAGATFTRMMRKLVAEIDRDDVDNFMDDILIATEDWEQHLQAIEAVFTKLEKAGLTAKPSKCFLGFEQLEYLGHRVGHGSIQPEEDKVTKLANAEPPKTKKELRAFLGLAGYYRKFVPNFAGIGTPLTDATKKGHPDKLVWTQEMQSAFQSLKDVLTSKPVMLLPDNDKPFVLRTDASDYAIGAVLMQDNGKGLQPVAYASRKLNKAERNYATIEKECLAAVWAVKKYEPYLYAVHFTLETDHQPLQYLRKSKTENGRLMRWAIQLQQYSFTVKVIKGVDNVGADYMSRSICVNMD, encoded by the coding sequence ATGCCTATGGCCAGAGTACACATGGAGACACCATTCTTTCAAGGCGACACAGAGGTGATCGCGATGGTAAATCCTGTACACTCAGTACTAATAGGTAACACACGGAAAAACGGTGAGGGAAAGGAAGAGAAAGTACCGCTATTTCCGGTAATCGAGACCTGTTCACCGGTACAGACCCGAGCACAGGAAGCCGCCGAGAAGAAGGCACCTACGCAGCCTGAACCTCGAGTGAAGATCATCGATATCAAACCGGAAGAATTGAAGCGCGAACAACAAACTGACCCGTCGTTAGACAAAGCTAGAGAAATAGCAGACAAGAAAGGCGACAAGGACACTCTATACACATGGAGCAAGGGCATCTTGTATCGTACATACAAGGGCGACCAAAAGAGTTTCAAACAGGTAGTAGTACCTCAGCGATTCAGGAACGAAGTCCTGAAGTTAGGGCATGATAGTCCTATGGCCGGCCATTTAGGAGGGAAGAAAACTCGAGACAGGATTTGGCGAGATTTCTATTGGCCGGGAATTTGCGGCGACGTTCGCCGCTACTGCGCGTCGTGCGACGCATGTCAGCGAAGTACTCCGAAAGGGGCGACACGGAAAGTGCCGTTGCAAGCGATGCCTCTCGCTAGCACTCCTTTCGAGAAAGTAGGGGTAGACATCGTCGGACCCATCTTACCTGCATCCGAGAAGGGTAACAGGTACATTCTTACCTTAGTGGATTACGCCACTAGGTATGCTGAGGCAACCGCTCTGAAAAACATCAGAGCGGAGACAGTAGCAGAAGCTCTCGTAGAGATGTTCACACGGTACGGAGTACCGAAAGAGATCGTCACCGATCAAGGAACACAGTTCACGGGAGAAATCATGCAACAGCTAACAAGACTGTTAGCTATGAAAAGCTTGCGCACTAGTCCGTATCACCCTCAAACCAACGGTCTCTGTGAGAAATTCAATTCGACATTGAAGAATACTTTGAAGAGAATGTGCCAGGAACAACCCAAGCTCTGGGATCGGTTCATTCCTGCACTACTTTTCGCCTACAGAGAAGTGCCGCAAGAGAGTCTCCAGTTCTCACCATTCGAGCTTTTGTATGGGCGAGAAGTCAGAGGACCCATGCAGATCCTTCGACAGATCTGGACAGACGACGACGTGGAAGAGGAAGTGAGATCCACGGCTGAGTACATCGTGGATCTATCCAACAGAATCGAGCAAACTTGCTCAATAGCCAGAGAAAACCTCAGTAAGGCTTCCAAAAGATACGCGCGCGTGTACAACAAGAAAACGCGCCTGAGAACCTTCCATCAAGGAGACaaagtattgttgttgttgccagagAAACACAACAAGCTCCAGTTGACGTGGAAAGGTCCGTTCGTCATCAACGAGAAAACCAGTGACTGCAATTACAAGGTAAATGTTGGGAAGAAAGTGAAAATATATCACGCCAACCTACTCAAAGCGTACCTGGAGAGAGAAGAAGTGAAAGACGAAGTTGCTGTCGTCATGGAGAACACAGGACCAGATATGGAACCGTACATCACGGACCATATACCTCTACTCCCTCTCCAAGCTACAGAGTCATACAAAGATGTCAAGGTCAATCCCGACCTCGACTCTACCAAAGTCTTTCAACTGACTGAGCTGGCTAAGCGTCATCAGAAATGTCTGACTGATTTACCAGGGATGACGCAATTACAAGAATGTGAGTTGAAACTCACTACACAAAAACCTGTGTACGTCAAACCGTATCCTTTGCCACACTCTCAAGTGGAGACTGTGAAGGAAGAAGTACGGAAGATGTTAAAGATGGGAGTGATCGAACCGAGCGTTTCACCCTACAACGCTCCAGTGGTCCTGACAAAGAAGAAGGACGATTCGATCCGTTTCTGCATCGATTTCCGTCGTCTAAACCAGGTGACCGAATTCGACTCAGAGAAGCTACCTGACATCGACTACCTTTTCAGCAAGCTGAGTAAGGCAAGGTACTTTTCTAAGGTCGACCTTTCAAAAGGGTATTGGCAATTGCGCATGCGTGAGCAAGATAAGCCAAAGACTACGTTCAACACTCCACTCGGATCATTCCAGTGGGTCACCATGCCTTTTGGGCTGAAGAACGCGGGAGCTACCTttactcgcatgatgaggaagtTAGTCGCCGAGATTGACCGGGACGACGTCGACAACTTCATGGACGATATTTTGATCGCCACAGAAGATTGGGAACAGCACCTACAAGCGATAGAGGCCGTTTTCACCAAACTGGAGAAGGCTGGTTTGACAGCCAAACCGTCCAAGTGTTTCCTAGGGTTTGAACAACTGGAATACTTGGGACACCGAGTGGGGCATGGTTCAATCCAGCCAGAAGAAGACAAGGTGACGAAGTTAGCCAACGCAGAACCTCCCAAGACGAAGAAGGAACTTCGTGCATTCCTGGGACTCGCTGGTTACTACCGCAAATTCGTACCGAATTTTGCGGGGATCGGCACACCTTTGACAGATGCCACAAAGAAAGGGCATCCAGATAAGCTCGTCTGGACACAAGAGATGCAGTCAGCTTTTCAATCACTCAAGGACGTACTGACTAGCAAACCAGTGATGTTGTTGCCTGACAACGACAAACCGTTCGTATTACGAACAGACGCATCAGACTATGCCATAGGTGCCGTCTTGATGCAAGACAACGGGAAAGGTCTACAACCTGTAGCATACGCCAGCAGGAAGCTGAACAAAGCTGAGCGGAATTATGCTACCATCGAAAAAGAATGCCTAGCAGCAGTGTGGGCAGTGAAGAAGTACGAACCGTATTTGTACGCAGTACACTTCACTTTGGAAACTGACCATCAACCTCTCCAGTACCTACGGAAGTCCAAGACAGAAAATGGAAGATTGATGCGTTGGGCGATCCAACTACAGCAGTATTCATTCACAGTGAAGGTGATCAAAGGAGTAGACAATGTAGGCGCAGACTACATGAGTCGTTCAATCTGTGTAAATATGGATTAA
- the LOC138953777 gene encoding protein-cysteine N-palmitoyltransferase HHAT-like produces MGRRVEAPLPAWEQTTYWIVGVSSILYGLYNVFLASLDLQDKLEYVEDGYEILGRKQDVEDYEWYIYSMYFCWKLPPLLLLHIAVSRAMFLLNIDVQTRKYVYVLNGVMLAWGLQSWRFSLLLCLTPVPFFAASALRSVPAVWAVSVAATYLCNAYADDLMNLLGVTDSLNYFVVIYIWASVFLRCTCCAVERVWSLNQATFASTPGHSKNSSRVTRTGSSQNSSAGSAKKRSTSACQKENGCQSDTQGQLYDWPVLSKMPSVCDMYLCVFYTPSLFTGPPVTFKSFIEQIENPAPMSRDRLLSVLWGSLRVCFWFLFNNVMFHFFYFKALSYNTILMESVNKWTLTTTAYLVGQFMTNKYVVIYGWMRQISKLDGLDLAENPACVGYIYAYSDMWKSFDRGLHSCLKRYLYVPLGGSQAGLLRCEAANLITFLFVGYWHGGGTRYITWSLLNFAEVNLEMVGYYLERCSAVQENVVKRVSERGMRRVRCVLLYPVWLLAGVSNMCFLAGPEFAYVYATRICLQWDSFLAFSVIFYCLAQGAKHLERLGCTKFS; encoded by the exons ATGGGACGACGGGTAGAGGCACCTCTGCCGGCGTGGGAACAGACGACTTACTGGATAGTGGGGGTGTCAAGCATCCTCTACGGGTTATACAATGTCTTTTTGGCGTCGTTGG ATCTGCAGGATAAGCTCGAATACGTGGAGGATGGATACGAGATCCTTGGAAGAAAACAG GACGTGGAGGATTATGAGTGGTACATCTATTCAATGTACTTCTGCTGGAAGCTGCCTCCCCTCCTGCTTCTTCATATCGCTGTGTCCAGGGCCATGTTTCTTCTCAACATTGACGTGCAG ACCAGAAAGTACGTGTACGTGCTGAACGGCGTCATGTTGGCCTGGGGTCTGCAGTCATGGCGATTCTCGCTGCTTCTGTGCCTCACACCTGTGCCTTTCTTCGCGGCCTCCGCCCTGCGTAGCGTGCCTGCTGTCTGGGCCGTCTCCGTTGCCGCTACCTACTTATGTAACGCCTACGCTGACGATCtg ATGAACCTGCTGGGAGTTACAGACTCATTGAATTACTTCGTGGTCATTTACATATGGGCGTCTGTCTTTTTACGCTGCACGTGCTGTGCTGTCGAACGTGTATGGTCCCTGAACCAGGCCACATTTGCATCAACACCTGGACACAGTAAAAATTCTTCACGAGTGACACGAACGGGGTCCTCTCAAAATTCTTCTGCTGGTAGTGCCAAGAAAAGGTCAACTTCAGCGTGCCAAAAAGAAAATGGCTGCCAGTCGGACACTCAGGGACAGCTGTATGACTGGCCAGTGTTATCAAAAATGCCGAGTGTCTGTGATATGTATCTCTGCGTCTTTTACACGCCTTCGTTGTTCACCGGTCCTCCAGTTACATTCAAGTCTTTCATCGAACAG ATTGAAAATCCCGCTCCAATGTCACGTGACCGACTCCTCAGTGTATTGTGGGGGTCACTTAGAGTCTGTTTCTGGTTCTTGTTCAACAACGTCATGTTTCACTTCTTCTACTTCAAG GCCTTAAGTTATAACACAATACTGATGGAATCTGTCAACAAATGGACGCTTACCACAACGGCATATCTGGTTGGACAATTTATGACTAACAAGTATGTCGTCATCTACGGCTGGATGCGTCAGATATCGAAACTGGATGGCCTTGACCTAGCTGAAAACCCAGCCTGTGTTGGTTACATTTACGCGTACTCCGACATGTGGAA GTCATTTGACCGTGGGCTGCACAGCTGTTTGAAAAG ATACCTATACGTTCCGCTAGGTGGCTCCCAGGCGGGGTTGCTCCGGTGCGAGGCAGCCAACCTCATCACCTTTCTGTTCGTTGGCTACTGGCACGGCGGAGGCACGCGCTACATCACGTGGTCTCTTCTGAACTTTGCGGAGGTCAACCTGGAGATGGTGGGGTACTATCTGGAGAGATGTTCTGCTGTACAGGAGAATGTG GTGAAGAGAGTGTCGGAGAGAGGTATGAGACGGGTGAGGTGTGTGCTGCTGTATCCCGTGTGGCTGCTCGCCGGCGTGTCCAACATGTGCTTTCTGGCCGGACCCGAGTTCGCTTATGTCTACGCCACCAGGATATGCCTTCAAT GGGACTCCTTTCTGGCGTTCAGTGTCATCTTCTACTGCCTCGCTCAGGGCGCCAAGCACCTGGAGCGACTGGGGTGCACCAAGTTCTCCTGA